One part of the Entelurus aequoreus isolate RoL-2023_Sb linkage group LG05, RoL_Eaeq_v1.1, whole genome shotgun sequence genome encodes these proteins:
- the pbxip1a gene encoding pre-B-cell leukemia transcription factor-interacting protein 1 has product MSDNSNSTGSSGSSTNSWTLLSPEEAAGDSVGPVDDGTESLGDAPSLSEDMAAGAAMEFKPSGIPVERALSEEGHQVCQETAPESGEGPIPSSPSPPPAEVDTESQAPVIHDIVTSSPSDNEHMSDVPFVSSIDFLVPQDISATAVADELEGTLLDTHPTERPIADEPKSDARVEPVEVPQVDIPAETITASEAPSFMEAESPADEDLVPETVGPVEEDVKMQDEDEEESPASFDIDFPSSHGDGLRKRAGQSDAPKSEEEEEDDEEDDAQFRLAERQQDKAWWSVNKCIAAGLILLFLGSLFLSGDLDSSGELDDEQSQDLPSNHSQEMVALLDKLTQENQHIALLEAKLQSQKKVLDAAVALSIDSQEKEDLEKENVQLREELSSLPNLKKELESLRVMVTELSHLAADSESRTKPTPSIPAPAKPEREMKEELQKQKILLEESKKRLQGMKKDGGHRRPVRDNLEEIQRKLSEQVEHWGKRRAQKPKMKGREKEDKDGGKRAKESRKEKEWKMDKDGRKEEWKSPKHNSHKESWRKNQDEWETKKHERRQDREERRKEKPWHKTSQQHSHKPHRTHAGDFWLEQAQKLKRNIRPRPSCTSVEDCAAKEGLYPVELPEFDELLDGYLSKLEGTPPHSKDAVRRLASDFFADGVFMHDRVLFADFAEDVADILEDMVDVVEDGRRRGDDSLEEEMEEFEREALWKFAATF; this is encoded by the exons ATGTCGGATAACAGCAACAGCACCGGCAGCAGTGGCTCCTCCACCAACAGCTGGACCCTCCTCTCCCCTGAG GAGGCGGCCGGCGATAGCGTGGGCCCAGTGGATGATGGCACGGAAAGCCTGGGCGACGCCCCAAGCCTGTCTGAGGACATGGCTGCAG GTGCTGCTATGGAGTTCAAGCCAAGTGGCATTCCAGTAGAAAGAGCCTTATCAGAGGAAGGCCACCAG GTATGTCAAGAGACCGCCCCAGAGTCCGGGGAGGGTCCCATCCCTTCCAGTCCAAGCCCACCTCCGGCAGAAGTGGACACCGAGAGCCAGGCTCCTGTCATTCACGACATTGTGACGAGCTCGCCCAGCGACAACGAGCACATGTCCGACGTGCCCTTTGTCTCTAGCATCGATTTCCTGGTGCCCCAGGACATCTCCGCCACCGCTGTTGCTGATGAGCTTGAGGGGACCCTGCTTGACACCCACCCAACAGAGAGGCCCATTGCCGATGAACCAAAGTCTGACGCCCGAGTCGAACCCGTTGAAGTCCCACAAGTAGACATCCCCGCTGAAACCATCACAGCTTCTGAGGCTCCCAGCTTTATGGAAGCAGAAAGCCCTGCTGATGAGGACCTTGTCCCGGAGACAGTTGGCCCTGTGGAGGAGGATGTCAAGATGCAGGATGAGGATGAAGAGG AGTCCCCCGCTAGCTTCGATATCGACTTTCCAAGTAGTCATGGTGATGGACTCCGGAAAAGAGCCGGCCAATCCGACGCACCAAAatcggaagaggaggaggaggatgacgaAGAGGATGATGCACAGTTCAGGCTGGCGGAGAGACAGCAGGACAAGGCCTGGTGGTCGGTGAACAAGTGCATAGCGGCTGGTCTCATTCTGCTCTTCTTAGGCTCCCTCTTCCTGTCTG GTGACTTGGACTCCTCTGGCGAGTTGGATGATGAACAAAGCCAG GACTTGCCGAGCAATCATTCGCAGGAAATGGTGGCACTTTTGGATAAACTAACACAGGAAAACCAACATATCGCTCTGCTTGAGGCTAAACTGCAA TCTCAGAAAAAGGTGCTTGACGCGGCGGTGGCCCTGAGCATTGATAGCCAGGAGAAAGAAGATCTGGAAAAGGAAAACGTGCAGCTACGGGAGGAGTTGTCGTCTTTACCCAACTTGAAGAAAGAGCTGGAAAGTCTGAGGGTTATGGTGACTGAACTCAGCCATCTTGCAG ctgactcagaatccagaaccaAGCCAACACCTTCCATCCCCGCCCCGGCTAAACCTGAGAGGGAGATGAAGGAGGAGCTGCAGAAGCAGAAGATTCTCCTGGAGGAAAGCAAGAAGCGGCTGCAAGGGATGAAAAAAGACGGCGGCCACAGGAGGCCAGTGAGGGATAACCTGGAGGAGATCCAGAGGAAGCTCTCGGAGCAGGTAGAGCATTGGGGCAAGAGGAGGGCGCAGAAGCCCAAAATGAAAGGCAGGGAAAAGGAGGACAAAGATGGAGGAAAGAGGGCTAAGGAAAGTAGGAAGGAGAAAGAGTGGAAAATGGACAAAGATGGGAGGAAAGAGGAGTGGAAGTCTCCAAAGCACAACTCTCATAAGGAATCCTGGCGGAAGAACCAGGACGAGTGGGAGACCAAGAAGCACGAGCGCCGCCAGGACAGAGAGGAGCGCAGGAAGGAGAAACCTTGGCACAAGACTTCCCAGCAACATTCCCACAAGCCTCATCGCACCCACGCAGGCGACTTCTGGTTGGAGCAGGCGCAGAAGCTGAAACGCAACATCCGCCCCCGCCCGTCCTGCACCTCCGTGGAGGACTGCGCCGCCAAGGAGGGCCTCTACCCGGTGGAGCTCCCCGAGTTCGACGAGCTGCTGGACGGCTACCTGAGCAAGCTGGAGGGCACGCCGCCGCACAGCAAGGACGCCGTCCGGAGGCTGGCCTCCGACTTCTTTGCGGACGGCGTCTTCATGCACGACCGCGTGCTGTTCGCCGACTTCGCGGAGGACGTGGCGGACATCCTGGAGGACATGGTGGACGTGGTGGAGGACGGCAGGCGCAGGGGCGACGACTCCCTGGAGGAGGAGATGGAGGAGTTTGAGAGGGAGGCCCTGTGGAAGTTTGCCGCCACGTTCTGA